A window of the Lactuca sativa cultivar Salinas chromosome 5, Lsat_Salinas_v11, whole genome shotgun sequence genome harbors these coding sequences:
- the LOC111920587 gene encoding zeatin O-glucosyltransferase: MEKKEVVVLVVPFVAQGHLNQLLHLSRLLSSYNIPIHIVGTTTHNRQAKLRIHGWDPTSAINIHFHEFETPNFESPLPDPNASDKFPSHLLPLFHLPSTLREPFAKLLADIAPTTRRVIIIHDYLMSTVVQDVVSYENAEAYVFHYASAFTTFSYFWEGKGKPCLDDDDESYKQLTKVSAFDGSIPAEFIESMISHEVCNTFNSGNLHDTCNVFDRKYIDFLAKEGLSGSTKQWAMGPFNPVAISDKENLGKRHISLEWLNKQAKDSVIYVSFGTTTTLSDDEIRELANGLENSQHKFIWVLRDADKVDIFDGKVRRVELPKGFEERLGEQGLVVREWAPQLEILAHPATGGFMSHCGWNSSMESITMGVPIAAWPMHSDQPRNAMLVTEVLKTGISVMDWEHRGELVTSSTIETSIRKLMASDEGDAMRKRAAKLGDDVRRSVEKGGVTHMEIDSFISHITR; the protein is encoded by the coding sequence ATGGAAAAGAAAGAAGTGGTGGTGTTAGTGGTGCCATTTGTAGCACAAGGTCATCTCAACCAACTCCTCCACCTATCCCGTCTCCTTTCCTCTTATAATATACCAATCCATATCGTCGGCACCACCACCCACAACCGCCAAGCAAAGCTTCGTATCCATGGTTGGGATCCCACCTCCGCCATTAATATCCATTTCCATGAGTTTGAGACACCCAACTTCGAATCCCCTCTTCCAGACCCTAATGCTTCCGACAAATTCCCTTCACACCTTCTTCCATTGTTTCATCTACCATCTACTCTTCGCGAACCTTTTGCAAAACTATTGGCTGATATTGCTCCGACAACCAGGCGAGTTATCATCATTCATGACTATCTAATGAGCACAGTCGTTCAAGATGTCGTTTCATATGAAAACGCAGAAGCTTATGTCTTCCATTATGCTTCGGCTTTTACCACGTTCTCATACTTTTGGGAAGGGAAAGGAAAACCATGtttagatgatgatgatgaatccTATAAACAACTTACAAAGGTCTCTGcttttgatggttctataccAGCAGAATTTATAGAATCCATGATAAGTCATGAAGTCTGCAATACGTTTAATTCGGGCAATCTTCATGACACATGCAACGTTTTCGATAGGAAATACATTgactttcttgcgaaagaagggcTGTCTGGAAGTACAAAGCAATGGGCTATGGGTCCTTTTAATCCGGTGGCCATAAGTGATAAAGAAAACCTTGGGAAACGTCACATATCGCTAGAATGGCTTAACAAACAAGCAAAAGACTCAGTGATATATGTTTCATTCGGCACAACAACTACATTATCCGATGATGAGATCCGAGAACTTGCTAATGGATTAGAGAATAGTCAACATAAGTTTATTTGGGTTCTACGAGATGCTGATAAAGTGGATATCTTCGATGGCAAAGTTAGGAGAGTTGAATTGCCAAAAGGGTTTGAAGAGAGACTTGGAGAACAAGGATTGGTGGTGAGAGAATGGGCACCACAGTTAGAGATACTAGCTCACCCTGCAACAGGCGGATTTATGAGTCACTGTGGTTGGAATTCGAGTATGGAGAGCATCACCATGGGAGTTCCTATAGCTGCATGGCCAATGCATTCAGATCAACCAAGAAACGCTATGCTAGTAACAGAGGTGCTAAAGACCGGCATAAGTGTAATGGATTGGGAGCATCGTGGTGAGTTAGTAACATCTTCAACTATTGAAACAAGTATTCGGAAATTGATGGCTTCTGATGAGGGAGATGCGATGAGGAAGAGAGCTGCTAAACTTGGTGATGATGTTAGGCGCTCGGTAGAAAAAGGTGGAGTAACACACATGGAAATAGATTCATTTATTTCTCATATTACTAGATAG
- the LOC111920588 gene encoding transcription initiation factor IIB-2: MADAYCSDCRKSTEVVFDHSAGDTVCSECGLVLESHSIDETSEWRTFANESGDNDPVRVGGPTNVLLNDGGLSTVISKPNGVTSDFLSSSLGRWQNRGSNPDRSLIMAFKTIATMSDRLGLVATIKDRANEIFKKVEDQKSSRGRNQDAILAACLYIACRQEDKPRTVKEICSVANGATKKEIGRAKEYIVKQLELEMGQSVEMGTIHAGDFMRRFCSNLGMTNQTVKAAQESVQKSEEFDIRRSPISIAAAVIYIVTQLSDDKKPLKDVALATGVAEGTIRNSYKDLYPHLVKIIPSWYAQEEDLKNLCSP, from the exons ATGGCAGATGCGTACTGCTCCGACTGCAGGAAGAGCACCGAGGTCGTATTCGACCACTCCGCCGGAGACACCGTCTGTTCCGAGTGTGGACTCGTCCTTGAGTCCCATTCCATCGACGAGACGTCCGAGTGGCGTACCTTCGCCAACGAGTCAGGGGATAACGATCCTGTCCGTGTCGGTGGCCCTACCAATGTCCTTCTCAACGACGGCGGCTTGTCAACCGTGATTTCCAAACCTAATGGCGTCACCAGCGATTTCCTGTCATCGTCTTTGGGACGATGGCAGAACCGAGGGTCGAATCCGGATCGGTCTCTAATCATGGCGTTTAAAACAATCGCAACGATGTCTGATAG GTTAGGCCTTGTTGCAACAATTAAG GATCGAGCAAATGAGATATTCAAGAAAGTAGAAGATCAGAAATCGAGTAGAGGAAGAAACCAAGATGCAATCTTGGCTGCTTGCCTTTACATTGCATGTCGTCAAGAAGATAAGCCACGAACTGTAAAGG AAATCTGTTCGGTTGCTAATGGAGCAACAAAGAAGGAAATTGGTCGTGCAAAAGAATACATTGTCAAACAGCTTGAGCTTGAGATGGGTCAATCTGTAGAGATGGGGACTATACATGCTGGTGACTTTATG AGGCGTTTTTGCTCCAATCTTGGTATGACAAATCAGACTGTTAAAGCTGCACAGGAATCTGTCCAAAAGTCAGAGGAGTTTGATATAAG GAGAAGTCCAATCTCTATTGCTGCAGCTGTTATTTACATAGTAACTCAACTTTCTGATGATAAGAAACCACTCAAAG ATGTGGCACTTGCAACTGGAGTTGCAGAAGGGACAATCAGAAACTCATATAAGGATCTTTATCCTCATTTGGTCAAAATTATACCAAGTTGGTATGCTCAGGAAGAAGATCTCAAGAACCTTTGTAGCCCTTGA